In a single window of the Serratia quinivorans genome:
- the menB gene encoding 1,4-Dihydroxy-2-naphthoyl-CoA synthase, producing MLYPNEEQLYAAIEWQDCSGDFEDILYHKSSDGIAKITINRPQVRNAFRPHTVKEMIEALSNARYDDGIGTIILTGAGDKAFCSGGDQKVRGDYGGYQDDSGVHHLNVLDFQRQIRTCPKPIVAMVAGYSIGGGHVLHMMCDLTIAADNAIFGQTGPKVGSFDGGWGASYMARIVGQKKAREIWFLCRQYDAAAALDMGLVNTVVPLADLEKETVRWCREMLQNSPMALRCLKAALNADCDGQAGLQELAGNATMLFYMTDEGQEGRNAFNEKRQPDFSKFKRNP from the coding sequence ATGCTCTATCCAAATGAAGAACAGCTGTATGCCGCTATCGAATGGCAGGATTGCTCCGGCGATTTCGAAGATATTCTGTATCACAAGTCCAGCGACGGCATCGCTAAAATCACTATCAACCGTCCACAGGTACGTAATGCCTTCCGCCCGCACACGGTAAAGGAGATGATCGAGGCGTTGTCCAATGCCCGTTACGACGACGGCATTGGCACCATTATCCTCACCGGTGCTGGTGACAAAGCCTTCTGCTCCGGCGGCGATCAGAAAGTCCGCGGCGACTACGGCGGCTATCAGGATGACAGCGGTGTACATCACCTGAACGTGCTCGACTTCCAGCGCCAGATCCGTACCTGTCCGAAGCCGATAGTGGCGATGGTGGCCGGCTATTCAATCGGCGGCGGCCACGTACTGCACATGATGTGTGACCTGACCATTGCGGCGGACAACGCTATTTTCGGCCAGACCGGCCCGAAAGTGGGCTCTTTCGACGGCGGCTGGGGCGCTTCCTACATGGCGCGCATCGTGGGTCAGAAGAAGGCTCGCGAAATCTGGTTCCTGTGTCGTCAGTATGACGCCGCTGCGGCTTTGGACATGGGCCTGGTCAATACCGTGGTGCCTTTGGCCGATCTGGAGAAAGAAACCGTGCGCTGGTGCCGCGAAATGCTGCAGAACAGCCCGATGGCGCTACGCTGTCTGAAAGCGGCCCTGAACGCCGACTGTGACGGTCAGGCCGGTCTGCAGGAGCTGGCGGGTAATGCCACCATGCTGTTCTACATGACTGACGAAGGCCAGGAAGGGCGCAACGCGTTTAACGAAAAGCGCCAGCCGGACTTCAGCAAATTCAAGCGTAACCCGTAA
- the menC gene encoding o-succinylbenzoate synthase encodes MNTTPRNAALYRYSLPMDAGVVLRNQRLKTRDGLLIHLQQGEQEGWGEIAPLPEFSQETLAQAEQAALNWLQSWQSRVLPPESPLPSVAFGTSCAVAELEQRLPQQADYRKAPLCTGDPDELFEVLTALPGEKVAKVKVGLYEAVRDGMVVNVLLEALPDLRLRLDANRSWTRAKADGFAKYVNPAVRDRIAFLEEPCKTRDESRDFARATGIAIAWDESVREADFVVQAEPGVAAIVIKPTLVGSLARCRSLVEQAHAVGLTAVISSSIESSLGLTQLARIAHWLTPTTVPGLDTLDLMQAQLLRRWPDSRLPLLETQELECLWRS; translated from the coding sequence ATGAACACAACCCCCCGTAATGCGGCCCTTTACCGTTACAGCCTGCCAATGGACGCGGGCGTTGTGTTGCGCAATCAGCGGCTAAAAACCCGCGATGGTTTGCTGATCCATCTGCAGCAGGGTGAGCAAGAAGGCTGGGGCGAGATTGCGCCGTTGCCTGAATTCAGCCAGGAAACGTTGGCGCAGGCTGAACAGGCCGCGCTGAACTGGCTGCAGAGCTGGCAAAGTAGGGTATTGCCACCCGAAAGCCCGTTACCCTCGGTGGCATTCGGTACCAGTTGCGCAGTGGCGGAGCTGGAACAGCGGCTGCCGCAGCAGGCTGATTACCGTAAAGCGCCGTTGTGCACCGGCGACCCTGATGAGCTGTTCGAGGTATTGACTGCTTTGCCGGGTGAGAAGGTCGCCAAGGTGAAGGTTGGGCTGTATGAAGCGGTGCGTGACGGCATGGTTGTCAACGTGCTGCTGGAGGCACTGCCGGATCTCAGGCTGCGGCTGGACGCTAACCGCAGTTGGACGCGCGCCAAAGCGGATGGGTTTGCCAAATACGTCAATCCGGCTGTGCGCGATCGCATCGCGTTCCTTGAAGAGCCTTGCAAAACCCGCGATGAATCACGGGATTTCGCTCGGGCGACCGGCATTGCCATTGCCTGGGACGAAAGCGTGCGCGAGGCGGATTTTGTGGTGCAGGCGGAGCCGGGCGTGGCAGCGATAGTGATTAAGCCGACGCTGGTCGGCAGCCTGGCCCGTTGCCGTTCGTTGGTGGAGCAGGCCCATGCGGTGGGATTAACGGCGGTGATCAGTTCCAGCATTGAGTCCAGCCTGGGATTGACGCAGTTGGCGCGCATCGCGCACTGGCTGACGCCGACGACCGTCCCTGGGCTAGACACGCTGGATTTGATGCAGGCGCAATTACTGCGACGCTGGCCGGATAGCCGGCTGCCGTTATTGGAGACGCAAGAGTTGGAGTGTTTATGGCGCAGTTGA
- the menE gene encoding 2-succinylbenzoate--CoA ligase: protein MAQLNDWPWRHWAQRRPQAAALVVGHQPVSWLVLRRQVDKLAADFQHQGVEPGCGVALFGKNSYPLLLAYLALLQCGARLLPLNPTLPVSLLATLLPELDIDFAFSPDQLPALPTRIIRLNPPSTESRWLNPPRWDPQRLATLTLTSGSSGRPKAAAHSYAGHLASAEGVLQLMDFQAQDRWLLSLPLFHVSGQGIVWRWLLAGATLVVRDMHPLADALAGCTHASLVPTQLWRLLAQPLAALTLKKVLLGGAMIPVELTKQAEAAGIRCWCGYGLTELASTVCAKRADARPGVGLPLAGREIKLVNEEVWIRAQSLALGYWLQGRLLPIIDDQGWFHTRDRGVMEQDELRIIGRLDNLFFSGGEGVQPEDIERVLAAHPQISQVVVVPVDDAEFGQRPVAVIDSEESLSLEELLAWSQDRLVNFQRPMALLAMPNELKAWGIKISRRQLQQWAAEQISAQ, encoded by the coding sequence ATGGCGCAGTTGAATGACTGGCCGTGGCGACATTGGGCGCAGCGGCGCCCGCAGGCGGCGGCGCTGGTTGTCGGCCATCAGCCGGTGAGTTGGCTGGTGTTACGCCGTCAGGTGGATAAGCTGGCGGCGGATTTTCAGCACCAGGGGGTGGAGCCAGGCTGTGGCGTGGCGTTGTTCGGCAAGAACAGTTATCCCTTGTTGCTGGCCTATCTGGCGCTGTTGCAGTGCGGTGCGCGGCTGCTGCCGCTGAATCCGACGTTACCCGTTTCTCTGTTGGCGACGCTGTTGCCCGAGCTGGATATCGATTTTGCCTTCAGCCCGGATCAACTGCCAGCCTTGCCGACCAGGATCATCCGTTTAAATCCCCCGTCTACCGAATCCCGCTGGCTGAATCCGCCGCGCTGGGATCCTCAGCGGTTGGCGACCCTGACCCTGACTTCCGGCTCCAGCGGCAGACCGAAAGCGGCCGCACACAGTTACGCCGGCCATTTGGCCAGTGCCGAAGGCGTACTGCAGTTGATGGATTTCCAGGCGCAGGATCGCTGGTTGCTGTCATTACCTTTATTTCACGTTTCCGGACAAGGCATTGTCTGGCGCTGGTTGCTGGCAGGGGCCACGCTGGTGGTCCGTGATATGCATCCGTTGGCCGATGCTCTGGCGGGCTGTACTCATGCATCCTTGGTGCCGACTCAGCTCTGGCGCCTGCTGGCACAGCCGCTGGCAGCCCTGACGCTGAAAAAAGTGCTGCTGGGGGGCGCGATGATCCCGGTAGAACTGACCAAACAGGCAGAGGCTGCGGGTATCCGCTGCTGGTGCGGCTATGGGCTGACCGAACTGGCTTCCACGGTGTGTGCCAAACGCGCCGATGCACGGCCGGGCGTTGGGCTGCCGCTGGCTGGCCGGGAAATTAAGCTGGTGAATGAAGAGGTGTGGATCCGTGCGCAGAGTCTGGCGCTGGGATACTGGCTACAGGGCCGCTTGCTGCCGATTATCGATGATCAGGGCTGGTTCCATACCCGCGATCGTGGCGTCATGGAGCAGGATGAGCTGCGAATTATCGGCCGGTTGGACAACCTGTTTTTCAGCGGCGGAGAAGGTGTTCAGCCAGAGGATATTGAGCGCGTATTGGCGGCCCATCCGCAGATTTCACAGGTGGTGGTGGTGCCAGTCGATGACGCCGAGTTTGGCCAACGGCCGGTCGCGGTGATCGACAGTGAGGAGTCTCTGTCGCTGGAGGAACTGCTGGCCTGGTCGCAAGACCGGCTGGTGAACTTCCAGCGGCCAATGGCGCTGTTGGCGATGCCGAATGAGTTGAAGGCCTGGGGCATCAAGATCTCGCGCCGTCAGTTGCAGCAATGGGCGGCGGAGCAGATCTCGGCTCAATAA
- the katA gene encoding Catalase, producing the protein MSKKGLTTAAGAPVVDNNNVITAGKRGPMLLQDVWFLEKLAHFDREVIPERRMHAKGSGAYGTFTVTHDISQYTRAKIFSEIGKQTDMFIRFSTVAGERGAADAERDIRGFAMKFYTEEGNWDLVGNDTPVFYLRDPLKFPDLNHVVKRDPRTNLRNPIYKWDFFSLSPESLHQLTIDFSDRGIPKSYRHMHGFGSHTFSFINANNERFWVKFHFRCEQGIENLMDDEAEAIIAKDRESSQRDLYEAIERGDFPRWKLQIQIMPEHEASQTPYNPFDLTKVWPHGDYPLIDVGFFELHRNPENYFSEVEQVAMNPANVVPGVSFSPDKMLQGRLFSYGDTHRYRLGVNHHQIPVNSPKCPFHNYHRDGAMRVDGNSGNGATYEPNSFGLFQEQPDFSEPPLSIEGAADHWNHREDDDYYSQPRALFNLLSAEEHQRMFTRIAGELSQVPEQIQRRQVELFTKVHPNYGAGVAKALGLK; encoded by the coding sequence ATGAGCAAGAAAGGACTGACCACCGCAGCCGGCGCACCGGTTGTCGATAATAATAACGTGATCACCGCCGGCAAACGCGGCCCGATGTTGTTACAGGACGTGTGGTTTCTGGAAAAACTGGCCCATTTCGACCGTGAAGTGATCCCCGAGCGCCGCATGCACGCCAAAGGTTCCGGCGCCTACGGCACTTTCACCGTCACCCACGACATTAGCCAGTACACCCGCGCAAAAATCTTCTCTGAAATCGGCAAGCAAACTGACATGTTCATCCGCTTCTCCACCGTAGCCGGTGAGCGCGGGGCCGCCGACGCCGAGCGTGACATTCGTGGTTTCGCCATGAAGTTTTATACCGAGGAAGGCAATTGGGATCTGGTGGGTAACGACACGCCGGTATTCTATCTGCGCGATCCGCTGAAATTCCCCGACCTTAACCACGTAGTCAAACGCGATCCGCGCACCAATCTGCGTAACCCAATCTACAAGTGGGACTTCTTCTCGCTGTCACCGGAAAGCCTGCATCAGTTGACCATCGACTTCAGTGACCGCGGTATTCCTAAATCCTATCGCCATATGCATGGTTTCGGCAGCCATACCTTCAGTTTTATCAATGCCAACAATGAACGCTTCTGGGTGAAGTTCCACTTCCGTTGCGAACAGGGCATTGAAAACCTGATGGATGATGAAGCAGAAGCCATCATCGCCAAAGACCGTGAAAGCTCACAACGCGATCTGTATGAGGCCATCGAACGGGGTGATTTCCCACGCTGGAAGCTGCAAATCCAGATCATGCCAGAACACGAAGCCTCTCAGACGCCATACAACCCATTCGATCTGACCAAGGTATGGCCGCATGGCGACTACCCGCTGATCGACGTGGGTTTCTTCGAGCTGCACCGCAACCCGGAAAACTACTTCTCAGAAGTGGAACAGGTGGCGATGAACCCGGCCAACGTGGTACCTGGCGTGAGTTTCTCGCCAGACAAGATGCTGCAGGGGCGTCTGTTCTCCTACGGGGATACGCACCGTTATCGTCTGGGCGTAAATCACCATCAAATCCCGGTGAACAGCCCAAAATGCCCGTTCCACAACTATCATCGTGACGGTGCGATGCGCGTGGACGGTAACAGCGGCAACGGAGCCACCTACGAGCCAAACAGTTTCGGCCTGTTCCAGGAGCAACCGGACTTCAGCGAACCGCCGTTGAGCATTGAAGGTGCCGCTGACCACTGGAATCACCGTGAAGACGATGATTACTACAGCCAGCCGCGCGCGCTGTTCAACCTGCTGAGTGCCGAAGAACACCAACGCATGTTCACCCGCATCGCCGGTGAGCTGTCGCAGGTGCCGGAACAGATCCAGCGTCGTCAGGTTGAATTGTTTACCAAAGTGCACCCGAATTACGGTGCCGGCGTAGCCAAGGCGTTAGGTCTGAAATAA
- a CDS encoding outer membrane protein, translated as MMKKTLVACAASMLFVTGAASALSLSGEAGQHYTNLGFGQDTGNSGLGITGNWARSDHDGNVGSLGLSFGVPLGPLTATVGGKALYLSPKDGSDGGALALGGGLDWAISRYFSLHGEGYFAPDSLTSGVKAYNEASGGLRWNIFRPLSVDVGYRYMKMEGKDGRRDNTLADGPYIGVGLSF; from the coding sequence ATGATGAAAAAGACTTTGGTCGCCTGCGCAGCAAGTATGCTGTTTGTGACCGGTGCGGCGAGCGCACTCAGCCTGTCGGGCGAGGCCGGGCAGCATTACACCAATCTTGGTTTCGGCCAGGATACCGGCAATTCCGGCTTGGGAATAACCGGCAACTGGGCGCGCAGCGATCATGACGGCAACGTCGGTAGCCTGGGGCTGAGTTTCGGTGTGCCGCTGGGGCCGTTGACCGCCACTGTGGGTGGCAAGGCGTTGTATCTAAGCCCGAAAGACGGCAGTGACGGCGGAGCATTGGCGTTGGGCGGCGGCCTGGACTGGGCTATCTCCCGTTACTTCAGCTTGCATGGCGAAGGTTATTTTGCCCCGGATTCGCTGACCAGCGGCGTGAAGGCGTATAACGAGGCCAGCGGCGGCCTGCGTTGGAATATTTTCCGCCCGCTCAGCGTGGATGTGGGTTATCGCTACATGAAGATGGAAGGGAAGGACGGACGTCGTGACAACACCCTGGCCGATGGCCCGTATATTGGTGTCGGTCTGAGTTTCTGA
- the tyrP_2 gene encoding Tyrosine permease: protein MKNRTLGSVFIVAGTTIGAGMLAMPLAAAGVGFGVTLGLLVGLWLLMCYTALLLVEVYQHEQADTGLGTLAKRYLGGGGQWLTSFSMMFLMYALTAAYISGAGELLAASISQWTSQDFPTTLGVLLFTLVAGGVVCIGTHSVDLFNRILFSAKVVFLIVMLGLMLPNIHQTNLMTLPLEQGLALSAIPVIFTSFGFHGSVPSIVNYMGGNIRKLRWVFIIGSAIPLVGLYFLAVGDARQHQLHHFRRHSGTASRSERPVAGGTRRRGVPTRRTGGASVCRSGAGYLVPWCRARAV, encoded by the coding sequence GTGAAGAATCGCACGCTTGGCAGTGTTTTTATCGTGGCAGGAACCACCATTGGCGCAGGGATGTTGGCGATGCCACTGGCGGCGGCCGGTGTCGGCTTTGGCGTCACGCTGGGTCTGTTGGTCGGACTGTGGCTGTTGATGTGTTATACCGCGCTGCTGCTGGTCGAGGTTTATCAGCATGAACAGGCGGATACCGGCCTCGGGACTCTGGCAAAACGCTATCTTGGCGGCGGCGGCCAATGGCTGACCAGTTTCAGCATGATGTTCCTGATGTATGCCCTGACCGCGGCCTATATTAGCGGTGCCGGCGAATTACTGGCGGCCAGCATCAGCCAATGGACCTCGCAGGATTTCCCCACCACGCTCGGCGTGCTGCTGTTTACTCTGGTGGCCGGCGGCGTCGTCTGCATCGGCACCCATTCGGTCGATCTGTTTAACCGTATCCTGTTCAGCGCCAAAGTGGTGTTCCTGATTGTCATGCTGGGGCTGATGTTGCCCAATATCCACCAGACCAACCTGATGACCCTACCGCTGGAGCAAGGGCTGGCGCTATCGGCCATTCCGGTGATTTTCACTTCGTTCGGCTTCCACGGCAGCGTGCCCAGCATTGTTAACTACATGGGCGGCAATATCCGTAAACTGCGCTGGGTGTTCATTATCGGCAGCGCCATTCCACTGGTGGGCCTATATTTTCTGGCAGTTGGCGACGCTAGGCAGCATCAGCTCCACCACTTTCGTCGGCATTCTGGCACAGCAAGCCGGTCTGAACGGCCTGTTGCAGGCGGTACGAGACGTCGTGGCGTCCCCACACGTCGAACTGGCGGTGCATCTGTTTGCCGATCTGGCGCTGGCTACCTCGTTCCTTGGTGTCGCGCTCGGGCTGTTTGA
- the yfaY gene encoding CinA-like protein, with product MLRVEMLSTGDEVLHGQIIDTNAAWLADYLFQQGMPMSGRETVGDSLSSLIETLLERSHITDVLIVNGGLGPTSDDLSALAAASACGVELVEHAEWLARMEAYFAERGRPMAASNRKQAQIPANAEMLDNPVGTACGFALKLNRCTMFFTPGVPSEFKVMVEQQIVPRLRERFTLPAAPLCLRLTTFGTSESDLAAELDGMPLPPEVVLGYRSSSPIIELKLTGPVSQRAAMEQAWERVRQVAGDNTLFEGTIGLPAALTQRLNQQGLKLALSEQFSAGLINLQLQTEGAPLAGGELLPSHCVETLETTLARARSLAELTGAQLALAVSAMSGDQVSVVLHTPKGGIGQTVRYRAARHGLRLRQESVAMLALDMLRRWLNGGPVCGKNGWLEIVEIIE from the coding sequence ATGTTAAGGGTGGAGATGCTCAGCACCGGTGATGAGGTGCTGCACGGGCAAATTATAGATACCAACGCCGCCTGGCTGGCTGATTATCTGTTCCAGCAGGGTATGCCGATGAGCGGCCGTGAAACGGTGGGGGACAGCCTCTCCTCTTTGATTGAAACATTACTGGAGCGTAGCCACATCACCGATGTGCTGATCGTGAACGGCGGTCTGGGGCCGACCAGTGACGATCTCAGCGCGCTGGCGGCGGCTAGCGCTTGTGGTGTTGAGCTGGTGGAACATGCTGAATGGTTGGCGCGTATGGAGGCTTATTTTGCCGAACGTGGTCGGCCGATGGCGGCTTCAAACCGTAAACAGGCGCAGATCCCGGCAAACGCCGAGATGCTCGATAACCCGGTGGGTACCGCCTGTGGCTTTGCGTTGAAGCTGAACCGGTGCACGATGTTTTTCACCCCCGGTGTCCCTTCTGAATTTAAAGTGATGGTCGAGCAGCAAATTGTCCCGCGCCTGCGCGAGCGCTTTACCTTGCCGGCTGCGCCGCTGTGTTTGCGTTTAACCACCTTTGGTACCTCCGAGAGCGATCTGGCCGCCGAACTCGATGGCATGCCGCTACCGCCGGAAGTAGTGCTCGGTTACCGCTCTTCCAGCCCGATCATTGAGCTGAAGCTGACAGGCCCGGTCAGCCAGCGTGCGGCGATGGAGCAGGCCTGGGAACGGGTACGCCAGGTGGCGGGTGACAACACCCTGTTTGAGGGCACTATTGGCCTGCCGGCAGCACTGACGCAACGCTTGAACCAGCAAGGGTTAAAGCTGGCGCTGAGCGAACAGTTCAGCGCCGGATTGATCAATCTGCAGTTGCAGACCGAAGGCGCACCGCTGGCCGGTGGCGAGCTGCTACCGTCGCACTGTGTGGAAACACTGGAAACCACGCTGGCCCGCGCTCGTTCTCTGGCGGAACTGACCGGGGCACAGCTGGCGCTGGCGGTCAGTGCCATGAGCGGTGACCAGGTGAGCGTGGTGCTGCACACGCCGAAAGGCGGTATCGGGCAGACGGTTCGTTACCGGGCAGCGCGTCATGGTTTACGGCTACGGCAAGAGTCGGTAGCAATGCTGGCATTGGACATGCTGCGGCGCTGGCTGAACGGTGGGCCAGTGTGTGGGAAAAACGGCTGGCTGGAGATCGTCGAGATTATCGAGTAG
- the ycbX_2 gene encoding 2Fe-2S ferredoxin YfaE, with product MASSIVTLRASGTQLSCPKSENCLLDVLELHDVEVEYQCRSGYCGACRLKLVKGDVVYRQPPLAFINDGEILPCCCMPLTDIELEI from the coding sequence ATGGCATCATCAATCGTCACGCTGCGTGCCAGTGGTACGCAGCTATCCTGCCCCAAAAGTGAAAACTGTCTGCTCGACGTGCTGGAATTGCACGACGTTGAGGTGGAATACCAGTGCCGTTCCGGCTATTGCGGCGCCTGCCGCCTGAAGTTGGTGAAAGGTGATGTGGTTTACCGACAGCCGCCATTGGCATTTATCAACGACGGTGAAATCCTGCCCTGCTGCTGTATGCCACTGACCGATATCGAGCTGGAAATTTGA
- the nrdB gene encoding Ribonucleoside-diphosphate reductase 1 subunit beta has product MAYTTFSQNKNNQLLEPMFFGQSVNVARFDQQKHEIFEKLIEKQLSFFWRPEEVDVSRDRIDYQALPEHEKHIFISNLKYQTLLDSIQGRSPNVALLPLISIPELETWIETWSFSETIHSRSYTHIIRNIVNDPAIVFDDIVTNEEILKRAKDISGYYDDLIEMTGYYHLLGEGTHQVNGKTVTVTLRALKKQLYLCLMSVNALEAIRFYVSFACSFAFAERELMEGNAKIIKLIARDEALHLTGTQHMLNLMRSGADDPEMAEIAVECQQQCYDLFVLAAEQEKEWAEYLFRDGSMIGLNKDILCQYVEYITNIRMQAVGLGLPFATRSNPIPWINAWLVSDNVQVAPQEVEVSSYLVGQIDSEVHADDLSDFEL; this is encoded by the coding sequence ATGGCTTACACCACATTTTCTCAGAATAAAAACAACCAGTTGCTGGAGCCGATGTTCTTCGGTCAGTCGGTTAACGTTGCGCGTTTCGATCAGCAAAAACATGAAATTTTCGAAAAGCTGATTGAGAAGCAACTGTCCTTTTTCTGGCGTCCGGAAGAAGTTGACGTTTCCCGCGACCGTATCGACTACCAGGCGCTGCCGGAACATGAAAAACACATTTTCATCAGCAACCTGAAATATCAGACGCTGCTCGATTCAATCCAGGGACGTAGCCCGAACGTCGCGCTGCTGCCGCTGATCTCGATCCCGGAGCTGGAAACCTGGATAGAAACCTGGTCCTTCTCTGAGACCATCCACTCCCGTTCTTACACCCATATTATCCGTAACATCGTCAACGATCCGGCGATCGTGTTTGACGACATCGTCACTAACGAAGAGATCCTCAAGCGCGCGAAAGACATCTCCGGCTACTACGACGATCTGATCGAGATGACCGGCTACTATCATCTGTTGGGTGAAGGCACCCATCAGGTCAACGGCAAGACAGTAACCGTTACCCTGCGCGCGCTGAAGAAACAGCTCTATCTGTGCCTGATGAGCGTTAACGCACTCGAAGCCATCCGCTTCTACGTCAGCTTTGCCTGTTCATTTGCCTTCGCGGAACGTGAACTGATGGAAGGCAATGCCAAAATCATCAAGCTGATTGCCCGTGACGAAGCGCTGCACCTGACCGGTACCCAGCACATGCTGAACCTGATGCGTTCCGGCGCAGATGACCCGGAGATGGCGGAAATCGCCGTTGAGTGTCAGCAGCAGTGCTATGACCTGTTTGTACTGGCTGCCGAGCAGGAAAAAGAGTGGGCGGAATACCTGTTCCGTGACGGCTCAATGATCGGCCTGAACAAAGACATTCTGTGCCAGTATGTGGAATACATCACCAATATCCGCATGCAGGCGGTGGGTCTCGGCCTGCCGTTCGCCACCCGCTCTAACCCGATCCCGTGGATCAACGCCTGGTTAGTGTCAGACAACGTGCAGGTTGCACCGCAGGAAGTGGAAGTCAGCTCCTACCTGGTCGGCCAGATCGACTCGGAAGTGCATGCCGACGACCTGAGCGACTTCGAACTCTAA